The following coding sequences lie in one Trichoderma breve strain T069 chromosome 1, whole genome shotgun sequence genomic window:
- a CDS encoding tryptophan synthase alpha chain domain-containing protein, with product MEAIKQTFQRCKAQGRPALVTYVTAGYPRPEDTPGILLAMERGGADVLELGAPFTDPIADGPTIQTANTIALQNGVSIESTLGMVKEARSRGLKAPVMLMGYYNPLLSYGEERLLQDCQSSGVNGFIVVDLPPEEAVSFRKLCTKGHLSYVPLIAPATSDTRMKILCQLADSFIYVVSRQGVTGATGSLNTALPDLLSRVKKYSGNKPAAVGFGVSTHEHFQSVAAIADGVVVGSQIITTIQKAASGQHDADVEKYCAYLCGRDSRPAVLKDEVTLVQDAPGNQEQDSALVAQLAALHGKIPERFGEFGGQYVPESLMDCLSELEEGFNKIKDDPSFWEEYRSYYDYMGRPSRLHLADRLTEHCGGANIWLKREDLNHTGSHKINNALGQLLLARRLGKTKIIAETGAGQHGVATATVCAKFGMECTVYMGAEDVRRQALNVFRMRLLGAKVVAVEAGSKTLRDAVNEALRAWVVDLETTHYIIGSAIGPHPYPTIVRTFQSVIGDETKKQMMEMRGKLPDAVVACVGGGSNAVGMFYPFANDPTVKLLGVEAGGDGVDTARHSATLTGGSKGVLHGVRTYVLQDKNGQIIETHSVSAGLDYPGVGPELSSWKDAERAKFIAATDAEALTGFRLLSQLEGIIPALESAHGIYGAIELAKTMKKDEDLVICLSGRGDKDVQSVAEELPRLGPKIGWDLRF from the exons ATGGAAGCCATCAAGCAGACCTTTCAACGCTGCAAGGCGCAGGGCCGG CCGGCGCTGGTCACGTATGTGACTGCGGGATACCCTCGACCGGAAGACACGCCCGGCATCTTGCTGGCCatggagaggggaggggcTG ATGTTCTGGAACTCGGCGCTCCCTTCACGGATCCCATTGCTGACGGACCGACCATTCAGACGGCAAACACG ATTGCTCTGCAAAATGGCGTGAGCATCGAGTCCACCCTGGGCATGGTCAAGGAGGCCAGATCTCGCGGCCTCAAGGCTCCCGTCATGCTCATGGGCTACTACAACCCCCTCCTCAGCTACGGAGAGGAGCGTTTGCTGCAGGACTGCCAATCTTCTGGCGTCAATGGCTTCATTGTCGTTGACTTGCCCCCGGAGGAGGCCGTTTCCTTCCGCAAGCTCTGCACCAAGGGCCA CCTCTCATATGTCCCCTTGATCGCTCCTGCAACATCAGATACCCGTATGAAGATTCTTTGCCAGCTCGCAGATTCTTTCATCTACGTTGTCTCAAGACAGGGTGTCACCGGCGCTACCGGATCTCTCAACACCGCACTCCCCGATCTCCTCAGCCGAGTTAAGAAGTACAGCGGCAACAAGCCGGCAGCCGTCGGCTTCGGTGTCAGCACCCACGAACACTTCCAGAGcgtcgccgccatcgccGACGGTGTCGTTGTCGGCAGCCAGATCATTACCACCATTCAGAAGGCTGCTTCTGGCCAGCACGACGCCGACGTCGAGAAATACTGCGCCTATCTCTGCGGCCGTGACTCTCGACCTGCTGTCCTCAAGGATGAAGTAACTCTGGTCCAGGACGCCCCTGGCAACCAGG AGCAAGATAGCGCTTTGGTGGCTCAGTTGGCAGCTCTCCACGGCAAAATCCCCGAGCGATTTGGAGAGTTTGGTGGCCAGTATGTCCCCGAGAGTTTGATGGACTGCCTGTCCGAGCTTGAGGAAGGTttcaacaagatcaaggacgATCCCTCGTTCTGGGAGGAGTACCGATCATACTACGACTACATGGGACGACCTTCTCGCCTCCACCTGGCAGACCGTCTTACTGAGCACTGCGGCGGTGCCAACATCTGGCTCAAGCGAGAGGATCTGAACCACACTGGTAGCCACAAGATCAACAACGCCCTCGGACAACTGCTCCTGGCTAGACGTCTGGGAAAGACCAAGATTATTGCTGAGACTGGTGCCGGCCAGCACGGTGTTGCCACTGCTACTGTGTGTGCCAAATTCGGCATGGAGTGCACAGTTTACATGGGAGCT GAGGATGTCCGTCGACAGGCTCTCAACGTCTTCAGAATGAGACTGCTTGGCGCCAAGGTTGTTGCCGTCGAAGCTGGAAGCAAGACTCTCCGAGATGCCGTCAACGAGGCTCTTCGTGCCTGGGTGGTTGACCTCGAGACCACTCACTACATCATCGGATCCGCCATTGGACCTCACCCCTATCCTACCATCGTGAGGACGTTCCAGTCCGTGATTGGTGAcgagaccaagaagcagatgatggagatgcgagGCAAGCTCCCCGATGCCGTTGTTGCCTGCGTTGGTGGAGGCAGCAACGCCGTTGGCATGTTCTACCCATTTGCCAACGACCCTACGGTCAAGCTTCTCGGTGTtgaggctggtggtgatggtgtcgaCACGGCCAGACATAGCGCTACCCTTACCGGTGGATCAAAGGGTGTTCTTCATGGAGTCCGTACCTACGTTCTCCAGGACAAGAACGGCCAGATCATTGAGACACactctgtctctgctggTCTCGACTACCCCGGTGTCGGACCCGAGCTTAGCTCTTGGAAGGATGCTGAGCGAGCCAAGTTCATTGCCGCAACTGACGCTGAGGCTCTCACTGGCTTCAGGCTTCTCAGCCAGCTGGAGGGTATCATCCCTGCGCTGGAGTCGGCTCACGGAATCTACGGTGCCattgagctggccaagacgatgaagaaggatgaggacCTTGTCATCTGCCTTTCCGGCAGAGGAGACAAGGACGTGCAGAGCGTGGCCGAGGAATTGCCCAGACTTGGCCCCAAGATTGGCTGGGATCTTCGCTTTTAG
- a CDS encoding alpha/beta hydrolase family domain-containing protein, with product MSDITPESPNLGVTHERLRLEIDGTSIDLALFRRLGNSTSIPILFLHGWGSSKEDYVDIRFHAGFSAQSFLAYDAPGCGESWCEDLSKVNIGFLVKTAEAVLHHFQILEFHIVGHSMGGLTALELAHRKPEAIRSFVNIKGNLAPEDCFISRQIFDWHSEDMDEFLNDFILRCRQSPFYSAALYAASIRQRAQVGAIRGIFESMVHLSDSGSLLAKFLALPFIKAFMFGEQHASLSYLPKLEAAGVELAEIPSAGHFPMYSNPVAMWAAIQDLIQRANDQQSDGTSKGQLLEQ from the coding sequence ATGTCCGACATTACACCCGAATCGCCCAACTTGGGCGTTACGCATGAGCGCCTCCGACTAGAAATTGATGGTACGTCAATCGACTTGGCCCTCTTCCGACGTCTCGGCAATTCTACCTCGATACCTATCCTATTTCTACACGGATGGGGCAGCTCTAAGGAAGACTATGTTGATATTCGGTTCCATGCCGGTTTCTCTGCACAGTCGTTTCTTGCGTACGATGCTCCCGGGTGCGGCGAAAGCTGGTGTGAAGATCTGTCCAAAGTGAACATCGGCTTTCTCGTCAAAACGGCAGAGGCGGTGCTGCATCATTTCCAAATCCTCGAATTTCACATTGTAGGGCATTCAATGGGTGGTCTAACTGCCCTTGAACTGGCTCACCGAAAACCCGAGGCGATCCGCAGCTTCGTCAATATTAAAGGAAATCTTGCGCCTGAGGATTGCTTCATCAGCCGACAAATATTTGACTGGCACAGCGAAGATATGGACGAGTTTCTGAACGATTTCATCCTCCGCTGCCGCCAGTCTCCGTTCTACTCCGCCGCATTGTATGCGGCTTCAATTCGTCAGAGAGCTCAAGTTGGTGCTATCAGAGGAATCTTCGAATCCATGGTGCATTTATCCGACAGCGGCAGTTTACTAGCCAAGTTTTTAGCCCTTCCATTCATAAAGGCTTTCATGTTTGGCGAACAGCATGCGAGTCTTTCGTATCTCCCTAAGCTGGAAGCCGCTGGAGTTGAGCTGGCCGAGATTCCCAGTGCGGGCCATTTCCCAATGTATTCTAATCCTGTGGCTATGTGGGCTGCTATTCAGGATCTTATTCAGAGAGCCAACGATCAGCAATCTGATGGTACGAGCAAGGGGCAACTACTCGAGCAGTAG
- a CDS encoding rasGEF domain-containing protein, whose product MLSDNRMRASLQVAPLELTKSRPEDASNGSSSHDQTPKGDSNLDASRLGSQMTPPVTPYGSQEDLSTRPESHIPPVFHNFLRAFYPFEPTLAMSDSSVTLPLDEGDVVLVHSIHTNGWADGTLLASGARGWLPTNYSLLNFWDLLRITTIDEGHMFQSQDFMKGLIGGVRYLLERTQCLSRESTLIERCEPLRRCRKSLLSELSSLVKTAKRLQELQLVALDFPEEINDVVDQMILKAFKIVTKGVRFLDVMDDDKRAHISLTTTLAPVIEETCVPPTPPADRAVFGEQTRTATDDRASAAATAGDAVSHTSTETGTLSRPAQGNHWSKRLSSLSAQVGTNSRRHSQVSMNRLSANMAHRLSLAGPSPLSRPHHLVSERLSKNHDTFLSHLGSFIGRLHLQSQSRPELTTAIKLSATSGGELLAVVDAVSAQSSSMIGALVTSRESLLERIQELVFAARDTLANAETEGADIIMPQDNKIMLMSATSCVRAAGECVAITKGVIERTGDFELESDGNALQLDLSILDATTTRSRTPSLAERSEVASVAGSAHTTSDSISSSIRRPSVVALDKPLPRVPDSQPDEESTPQNQSPKTSRPSSVAEETVSSPASSATSIGRTLPQLPKLTTTPMPREHQSTIESSSARDQDPHSSFDSMAGSSAGSSTTYMSRDSEVSLVSQTSTRATTPDHTMVPRSQPSISELSTTGSSIHSIPTEEADEAESKLLMKTYAHELVFNKEGQVTGGTLPALVERLTTHEATPDATFVSTFFLTFRLFCTPVQLTEALIDRFEYAEESPQTSGPVRLRVYNAFKGWLESHWRDNADREALAIIIPFAEDRLNAVLPSAGSRLLELANRVSGEGALGQQNMLQSFKSGSASPTILDFDPLELARQLTIMQMNIFCSILPEELLASQWMKKGGVNAPNVKAMSSLSTDLSNMVAETILHHTELKKRAAVIKQWIKIAQQFLELNNYDGLMSIICTLNSSTISRLRKTWDTISQKRKDSLRQLQDIVEPGQNNKVLRAKLQNHVPPCLPFLGMYLTDLTFVDIGNASTKQVTEGDGVEGLTVVNFDKHTRTAKIIGELQRFQIPYRLTELPDMQEWLSAQFQLIREGDQGNVQVTYYRKSLLLEPRESSLKRDSEPPAAAATLAAPSTSTRTDLFGWMTRSGQSSTPS is encoded by the exons ATGCTGAGCGACAATCGAATGCGAGCGAGCCTCCAGGTGGCTCCCCTGGAGCTCACAAAGTCTCGGCCTGAAGACGCCAGTAATGGCTCTTCTTCGCACGACCAGACGCCAAAAGGCGATTCAAACTTGGACGCTTCACGTCTTGGCTCCCAAATGACGCCACCTGTGACTCCCTATGGCTCGCAAGAGGATCTGTCCACTCGGCCAGAGTCCCATATACCGCCTGTCTTCCACAACTTCCTCCGCGCCTTTTATCCCTTTGAGCCTACTCTCGCAATGAGTGATTCTAGCGTCACCCTGCCACTGGATGAGGGAGATGTTGTTCTAGTTCACTCGATTCACACCAATGGCTGGGCAGATGGAACGCTGCTGGCGTCAGGCGCCAGGGGGTGGCTTCCAACCAACTATT caCTGCTTAATTTTTGGGACCTATTACGTATTACAACGATTGACGAAGGGCACATGTTTCAGAGCCAAGATTTTATGAAGGGCCTGATTGGCGGAGTGCGATACTTACTG GAGCGTACTCAATGCCTAAGTCGAGAATCCACTCTCATTGAGCGATGCGAGCCTTTACGGAGATGTCGCAAGTCGCTGTTATCAGAACTTTCCTCCCTCGTGAAAACGGCAAAGCGCCTCCAGGAACTTCAACTGGTGGCATTGGATTTCCCCGAAGAGATCAATGACGTCGTAGACCAAATGATTTTGAAGGCCTTCAAAATTGTCACCAAAGGAGTGCGGTTTCTCGACGTCATGGACGATGATAAGCGAGCTCACATTTCATTAACGACGACTCTGGCGCCAGTGATTGAGGAAACGTGCGTTCCGCCTACACCTCCCGCTGATAGGGCTGTGTTTGGCGAGCAGACACGGACGGCTACGGATGACCGTGCTTCTGCCGCTGCAACTGCTGGAGACGCCGTCTCCCATACATCCACAGAGACGGGAACTCTAAGTCGACCAGCCCAAGGCAACCACTGGAGTAAGCGACTATCGTCCCTGAGTGCCCAGGTTGGCACCAACTCCCGCCGGCACTCTCAAGTTAGCATGAACCGACTCTCTGCAAATATGGCCCACCGACTGTCACTGGCTGGACCATCACCCCTTTCCCGTCCTCACCATTTAGTATCCGAGCGTCTCAGCAAAAACCATGATACATTCCTCTCCCATCTTGGCTCATTTATTGGGCGTCTGCACTTGCAATCTCAGTCACGGCCTGAGCTTACAACTGCTATCAAGCTGTCTGCCACATCTGGAGGAGAACTCCTGGCCGTTGTCGACGCTGTTTCTGCGCAAAGCAGCTCCATGATTGGCGCATTAGTAACGTCAAGGGAATCCCTGCTTGAGCGTATCCAGGAGCTTGTATTTGCTGCTCGAGATACTCTAGCGAACGCGGAGACAGAGGGAGCGGATATCATTATGCCACAAGACAACAAAATTATGCTAATGTCGGCAACAAGCTGTGTGCGAGCAGCTGGTGAATGCGTTGCCATAACCAAGGGCGTAATTGAGAGAACAGGAGACTTTGAACTCGAGTCTGATGGCAACGCCCTGCAACTGGATTTGAGTATTCTCGATGCGACTACAACACGTTCGAGAACCCCATCATTGGCGGAGAGATCTGAGGTTGCTAGCGTTGCTGGCTCTGCTCATACTACGAGTGACTCAATAAGCTCTTCCATTAGACGGCCAAGCGTAGTGGCACTTGACAAGCCGCTGCCCCGAGTCCCTGACAGCCAGCCTGACGAAGAGTCCACTCCCCAGAATCAATCTCCCAAGACGTCCCGGCCCTCTTCGGTAGCAGAAGAAACTGTATCCAgcccagcatcttctgccaCATCTATTGGCCGAACACTCCCCCAACTACCAAAGCTTACCACTACTCCTATGCCCAGAGAGCATCAGAGCACAATCGAAAGCAGCTCTGCCCGGGACCAGGATCCCCATTCCTCCTTTGATAGCATGGCTGGTTCCAGTGCTGGAAGCAGCACAACATACATGAGCCGGGACTCAGAAGTCAGCTTGGTGTCTCAGACCTCGACACGCGCCACTACTCCCGATCATACAATGGTTCCCCGGAGCCAACCTTCTATATCTGAGCTGAGCACTACGGGAAGCTCCATTCACTCGATTCCCACCGaggaagctgatgaagctgaatCCAAACTGTTAATGAAGACGTATGCACATGAGTTAGTTTTCAACAAAGAAGGTCAAGTGACAGGTGGTACGCTCCCGGCATTGGTCGAACGGTTGACCACACATGAGGCAACTCCCGATGCCACATTCGTTTCAACATTTTTCCTGACCTTCAGGCTATTTTGCACCCCCGTGCAGTTGACGGAGGCGCTCATCGATCGATTCGAATACGCAGAGGAATCACCACAAACCTCAGGCCCCGTCCGCCTGCGAGTATATAATGCTTTCAAGGGCTGGCTTGAATCGCACTGGCGTGATAACGCTGACCGTGAAGCACTGGCGATTATCATCCCCTTTGCAGAGGATCGGCTGAATGCCGTCTTACCATCTGCCGGCTCCCGACTGCTGGAACTGGCTAATCGTGTGTCGGGCGAAGGCGCGCTG GGTCAGCAGAACATGCTGCAGTCGTTCAAATCTGGCAGCGCTTCGCCAACCATACTCGACTTTGATCCGCTGGAGCTCGCTCGTCAGTTGACCATTATGCAGATGAACATTTTCTGCTCCATCTTACCTGAAGAGCTTTTGGCCTCTCAGTGGATGAAAAAGGGCGGAGTCAATGCTCCCAACGTCAAAGCCATGTCCTCCCTATCTACTGACTTATCAAACATGGTTGCCGAAACGATTCTTCATCATACAGAACTCAAGAAGCGTGCGGCCGTCATCAAGCAGTGGATCAAGATTGCACAGCAGTTCCTCGAGCTCAACAATTACGATGGCTTGATGTCCATCATCTGCACCCTCAATAGCAGCACCATTAGCCGCCTGCGCAAAACCTGGGATACGATCTCACAGAAGCGGAAAGACAGCCTCCGCCAGTTACAGGACATTGTAGAGCCGGGGCAGAACAACAAAGTTCTCCGCGCCAAGCTGCAAAATCACGTTCCTCCCTGTCTCCCTTTCTTAGGCATGTATCTGACTGACTTGACCTTTGTCGATATTGGCAATGCGTCAACAAAGCAAGTAACCGAGGGAGACGGTGTGGAGGGCTTGACTGTTGTCAACTTTGACAAGCACACTCGGACAGCCAAGATTATCGGCGAGCTCCAGCGGTTCCAAATCCCATACAGGTTGACGGAGCTGCCTGATATGCAGGAATGGCTATCCGCGCAATTCCAGCTCATCCGCGAAGGAGACCAGGGGAATGTTCAGGTGACATATTATCGAAAGAGTCTCTTGTTGGAGCCTCGCGAATCATCGTTGAAACGCGACTCCGAGCCACCGGCTGCAGCTGCGACATTAGCAGCCCCCTCTACCTCTACTCGAACCGATCTTTTTGGCTGGATGACGCGCAGTGGACAGAGCTCGACGCCTTCATAA
- a CDS encoding major facilitator superfamily domain-containing protein, translated as MADDEKHVAEPATSDVAPVDSYAAAQNEFHDRPAGWIYKGHKIFGRELYYASPRVQLVLVALVCFLCPGMYNSLTGLGGGGQVDPTAQDHSSVALYSTFAVVGFFSGTFANRLGLRLTLGFGGLGYCIYSASFLSYNHNKNIGFVIFAGAFLGVCAGLLWTAQGAVMMSYPPEDKKGRYIATFWIIFNLGAVIGSLIPLAQNIHSHSGTVGDGTYAAFIVLMFLGLVLCFFLLDADKVIREDGTKIVLMKNPSWTSEFKGLWETLYNAPYVLLLFPMFFASNIFYTYQNNDMNAAAFNIRTRSLNNLLYWLAQIIGAVINGFALDYTGVSRSTRAKASFVFLFVLTFAIWGGGYAWQKMQPPRSVVSQPDYESQKIDWEDGGKLFIGPMFLYFFYGFYDAIWQTNIYWWMGSLSNSGRKTANMAGFYKSFQSVGAAIFWRLDGLATPYMTMFAATWGVLAGSLLLAAPVVFLKIKDHVSIEEDLKFSDETIEDVVVGANKDVDV; from the exons atggctgatgatgagaagcaCGTTGCGGAGCCTGCCACTTCGGATGTCGCCCCCGTCGACTCCTATGCGGCTGCCCAGAACGAGTTTCATGACCGGCCTGCCGGATGGATTTACAAGGGCCACAAGATCTTCGGTAGGGAGCTCTACTATGCCTCGCCCAGAGTCCAGCTCGTGCTGGTCGCTCTCGTGTGTTTCCTCTGCCCCGGCATGTACAACTCCTTGACTGGTCTGGGAGGTGGTGGTCAGGTCGACCCCACGGCCCAGGATCACTCCAGTGTCGCCCTCTACAGCACCTTCGCCGTCGTTGGTTTCTTCTCCGGTACTTTTGCCAACCGTCTTGGTCTCCGTCTCACTCTCGGCTTTGGTGGTCTCGGATACTGCATCTACAGCGCCTCTTTCCTCAGCTACAACCACAACAAGAACATTggcttcgtcatcttcgccggTGCTTTCCTTGGTGTTTGCGCTGGTCTGCTCTGGACCGCACAGGGTGCTGTCATGATGTCCTACCCTCctgaggacaagaagggTCGCTACATTGCCACCTTCTGGATCATTTTCAACCTGGGTGCCGTCATTGGCTCTCTG ATTCCTCTTGCTCAGAACATCCACAGCCACAGTGGAACTGTCGGCGATGGCACCTACGCTGCTTTTATCGTCCTCATGTTCCTCGGCTTGgtcctctgcttcttcctgcttGACGCTGACAAGGTCATTCGTGAGGATGGCACCAAGATCGTCCTGATGAAGAACCCCTCGTGGACCTCTGAGTTCAAGGGTCTCTGGGAGACTTTGTACAACGCTCCCTAtgttctcctcctcttccccatgTTCTTTGCCTCCAACATCTTCTACACCTACCAGAACAACGACATGAACGCCGCCGCTTTCAACATCCGCACCCGATCCCTCAACAACCTGTTGTACTGGCTCGCCCAGATCATCGGTGCCGTCATCAACGGCTTCGCTCTGGATTACACTGGCGTCAGCCGTAGCACCCGTGCCAAGGCCTcctttgtcttcctcttcgtcctcacTTTTGCCATCTGGGGTGGTGGATATGCCTGGCAGAAGATGCAGCCCCCTCGCTCCGTCGTTTCCCAGCCCGACTACGAATCTCAGAAGATTGACTGGGAAGATGGCGGCAAGCTCTTCATTGGCCCCATGTTCCTGTACTTCTTCTACGGCTTTTACGATGCTATCTGGCAGACCAACATCTACTGGTGGATGGGTTCATTGTCCAACTCTGGTCGTAAGACTGCCAACATGGCTg GTTTCTACAAGTCTTTCCAGTCCGTTGGTGCTGCCATTTTCTGGCGTCTTGACGGTCTTGCCACGCCTTACATGACCATGTTCGCCGCCACCTGGGGTGTCCTTGCCGGATCTCTCCTTCTGGCCGCCCCTGTGGTCTTCCTGAAGATCAAGGATCACGTCTCCATCGAGGAGGATCTCAAGTTCTCCGACGAGACTATTGAGGATGTCGTTGTTGGTGCCAACAAGGACGTTGATGTTTAA
- a CDS encoding ribosomal l28 family domain-containing protein produces the protein MSSAMPSFKALAASASRSTSRITSTHASLRPLSQIQTQPSSSTISSTARAFSTTISRPTKTVKPHRLPSDLIPPYPYGERRVYKQSNNGLYGSARIRFGNNVAEKHNNKSRRFWRPNVHVKTFLMPSLGARIKTRLTLRVLKTVRREGGIENYLLKSKPARVKELGPGGWNLRWLLMQSRAVQQRFNDERVALGLEPRELEDRDDVIQYALDYATPGPLSLRSQATLAEMRAALDQTFVLGDEDLANLEGIEELSDEEEELLLRELDRAEEAARLKGGKAEKQSIEL, from the coding sequence ATGTCGTCGGCTATGCCCTCATTCAAGGCCCTtgcggcttcggcctcgagATCAACCTCGAGAATCACCTCAACACACGCCTCCCTCCGCCCCCTCTCCCAGATCCAAACTCagccgtcatcatccacaatATCCTCAACCGCCCGAGCCTTCTCAACCACAATCTCCCGGCCCACAAAGACGGTAAAACCGCACCGCCTGCCCAGCGACCTCATCCCGCCATACCCCTACGGCGAGCGCCGCGTCTACAAGCAGTCCAACAACGGCCTCTACGGCAGCGCCCGCATCCGCTTCGGCAACAACGTCGCCGAGAAGCACAACAACAAGTCCCGCCGCTTCTGGCGCCCCAACGTCCACGTCAAGACCTTCCTCATGCCCTCCCTCGGCGCCCGCATCAAGACCCGCCTCACCCTGCGCGTCCTCAAGACCGTCCGCCGCGAGGGCGGCATCGAAAACTACCTGCTCAAGAGCAAACCCGCCCGCGTCAAGGAGCTCGGCCCCGGAGGATGGAACCTGCGCTGGCTGCTCATGCAGAGCCGCGCCGTCCAGCAGCGCTTCAACGACGAGCGGGTTGCGCTGGGGCTGGAGCCCAGGGAGCTCGAGGACAGGGACGACGTCATTCAGTATGCGCTGGATTACGCCACGCCGGGTCCTTTGAGCTTGCGCAGCCAGGCGACGTTGGCGGAGATGAGGGCTGCCCTGGACCAGACTTTTGTCTTGGGCGACGAGGACTTGGCCAATCTCGAGGGCATCGAGGAGCTGtctgacgaggaggaggagctgctgctacgGGAGCTGGATAGAGCTGAGGAGGCGGCAAGATTAAAAGGCGGAAAAGCGGAAAAGCAAAGCATTGAGTTGTAA
- a CDS encoding fungal specific transcription factor domain-containing protein, whose product MADALDELDQHRSAGTPAAAKAPYAPRARPTACRKCHLRRVKCSGGKPCNNCRRANEAAECVYPQKDRLVKVSQQYIDDLIAENQALRSRASSPRPRHGSQHLSGGGADKITEQTVAVPSAQAPELTSTPWFIDMAVPHTPILLSEASDSAFATRFRQAMSSSEHCHFPRVSYPAEDQILALGDAACEWPSPPQARLLVNAALKCLGRWHHIVRSSVIFEELEKLLKDPRAVGFLVQSKFWALFAIGKTYSTRTSATPRAFPGLEYFAKASKVLRVISERPTVEMVETCLLLSYYSLFLNRRHSAYSLAGSAVRTAIIMGLHLNVPEPLLTDQFAREHRVRVWWTAYTFDRMWATKLGYPVAVQDSDIDLDLPSNKLSHSDFPDCSYSVAMIGLARISGTILNSIYGKSSQKTALSQRVHDSLSALRQWLKDLPPSLQIDPTKSNMAEQQAESLHLRFNQLVILATRPILLHVFRTRFKVLETGDEPDIPGSASTLSDACVRCARHSYQILTDSWINGRFMMFDYFDTQYLFTAATILAISSLLNQNDSQSDGELFDTAAQFLSQLKENGNFVAAEFKQHVDAMNVFIASEEAKLQERRGDNTSTQPQNNRGITGGGSASLLTSQDVAADMVLSEPFFHDLLEQSIPDLNFIDASLSIDGTQGLYWPMMTSGTGSDTFF is encoded by the exons CTGCCGTAAATGTCACTTGCGAAGAGTGAAATGCTCAGGAGGGAAGCCTTGTAATAACTGTAGACGAGCCAATGAGGCAGCGGAATGTGTTTATCCTCAGAAGGATAGATTGGTAAAAGTTAGCCAGCA ATACATCGATGACTTGATTGCAGAGAATCAGGCACTTCGAAGTCGAGCATCTTCGCCTAGGCCACGTCATGGTTCACAGCATTTGAGCGGTGGAGGGGCAGATAAAATCACAGAGCAAACCGTCGCAGTGCCATCGGCACAAGCTCCAGAGTTGACTAGTACTCCTTGGTTCATTGATATGGCCGTCCCCCATACTCCCATCCTACTCTCCGAGGCCTCAGATTCGGCTTTTGCGACCCGTTTCCGTCAGGCCATGTCTAGCTCCGAACACTGCCATTTTCCTCGTGTAAGTTATCCAGCAGAGGACCAAATCCTGGCCCTAGGCGACGCTGCTTGCGAGTGGCCTAGCCCGCCGCAAGCGCGTCTCCTAGTGAATGCTGCATTGAAGTGTCTTGGGCGTTGGCACCACATTGTCCGAAGCAGTGTTatctttgaagagcttgagaaGCTTTTAAAGGATCCCAGAGCAGTGGGGTTCCTGGTCCAGAGCAAATTCTGGGCATTGTTTGCAATTGGAAAGACATATTCGACTCGAACGTCAGCTACTCCTAGAGCTTTCCCAGGTCTAGAATACTTTGCCAAAGCGTCAAAGGTTCTCCGCGTCATCAGTGAGCGCCCAACAGTTGAAATGGTCGAGACGTGTCTTCTTTTG TCTTACTATTCACTTTTTCTAAATAGACGACACTCTGCTTATAGCCTGGCTGGCTCCGCAGTGCGTACTGCTATTATCATGGGACTCCACCTGAATGTCCCCGAGCCTCTTCTCACGGATCAGTTTGCACGTGAACATAGAGTCCGAGTTTGGTGGACTGCCTATACGTTCGATAGAATGTGGGCCACGAAGCTGGGATATCCGGTGGCTGTTCAGGACAGTGATATCGATCTCGATCTTCCATCAAATAAGCTCTCACATAGCGACTTTCCGGATTGCTCCTATTCTGTAGCTATGATAGGCCTAGCAAGGATATCTGGAACTATACTAAACTCGATCTACGGCAAGAGTTCTCAGAAGACGGCACTATCTCAACGAGTTCATGATAGCTTGTCCGCACTGCGACAATGGCTCAAAGATCTTCCGCCATCGCTGCAGATTGACCCAACGAAAAGCAATATGGCAGAACAACAGGCAGAATCTTTACATTTACGGTTCAATCAA CTCGTGATCCTTGCCACCCGCCCAATTTTGCTCCACGTCTTTCGGACACGCTTCAAGGTCCTGGAAACGGGAGACGAGCCGGACATTCCTGGTTCAGCAAGTACCCTCTCAGATGCCTGCGTACGATGTGCGAGACACTCGTACCAGATTCTCACCGACTCTTGGATCAACGGAAGGTTTATGATGTTTGACTACTTTGATACACAATATCTTTTCACAGCGGCAACAATCTTGGCGATCTCGAGTCTGTTGAACCAAAACGACAGTCAAAGTGATGGGGAGCTTTTTGACACGGCGGCACAATTTCTCTCACAACTGAAGGAAAATGGGAATTTCGTAGCTGCCGAGTTTAAACAACATGTGGATGCCATGAACGTTTTCATTGCATCTGAAGAGGCTAAGTTGCAGGAGAGACGCGGAGATAACACATCAACACAGCCTCAAAACAATAGAGGCATCACAGGCGGTGGCTCTGCCTCGCTGCTTACATCGCAAGATGTGGCTGCAGACATGGTACTATCAGAACCATTTTTTCATGACCTGCTCGAACAGTCGATTCCTGATCTAAATTTTATCGACGCCTCGTTGAGTATAGATGGCACACAGGGACTCTACTGGCCGATGATGACCTCCGGAACCGGTTCCGACACGTTTTTCTAA